In Panthera leo isolate Ple1 chromosome F3, P.leo_Ple1_pat1.1, whole genome shotgun sequence, one genomic interval encodes:
- the PAQR6 gene encoding membrane progestin receptor delta isoform X1, translating into MLSLKLPQLLRIHQVPRVFWEDGIMSGYRRPSSSARDCVLSSFQMTNETVNIWTHFLPTWYFLWRLLALAGGPGFRAEPYHRPLLVFLLPACLYPFASCCAHTFSSMSPRARHICYFLDYGALSLYSLGCAFPYAAYSMPASWLHGRLHQLFVPAAALNSFLCTGLSCYSRFPELESPRLSKILRTAAFAYPFLFDNLPLFYRVSGPGARTSPEPLPKAVPTSSALPLPAWPVLGPGPQLRAGGAELQPHLPPALRAAHRLPFRLAPARAAGPRALRLHRPQPPAVPHLRGAGHPLPAGGGAGGHGVSPRLAGRAGAPLGPGGHAGHAGPGGGREPAHHCRLHDLPISGPQHVPPAAGWPAGAGNEGQTAMSLPWGKAEARPPSPPHAGEEPGRGTSEPGAESDRGEGAQERRAGGRGCWP; encoded by the exons ATGCTCAGTCTCAAGCTGCCCCAACTCCTTCGCATCCACCAGGTCCCTCGG GTGTTCTGGGAAGACGGCATCATGTCTGGGTACCGCCGCCCCAGCAGCTCCGCCCGGGACTGTGTCCTCAGCTCCTTCCAGATGACCAACGAGACGGTCAACATCTGGACTCACTTCCTGCCCACCTG GTACTTCCTGTGGCGCCTGCTGGCGCTGGCGGGGGGCCCGGGCTTCCGCGCGGAGCCCTACCACCGGCCGCTGCTCGTCTTCCTGCTGCCCGCCTGCCTCTACCCCTTCGCGTCGTGCTGCGCGCACACCTTCAGCTCTATGTCGCCGCGCGCGCGCCACATCTGCTACTTCCTGGACTACGGCGCGCTCAGCCTCTACAGCCTGG gctgcGCCTTCCCCTACGCCGCCTACTCCATGCCGGCCTCCTGGCTGCACGGCCGCCTGCACCAGCTCTTCGTGCCCGCCGCCGCGCTCAATTCCTTCCTGTGCACCGGCCTCTCCTGCTACTCCCG gTTCCCCGAGCTGGAAAGCCCGCGGCTCAGTAAGATCCTCCGCACGGCCGCCTTCGCCTACCCCTTCCTGTTCGACAACCTGCCTCTCTTCTACCGGGTAAGCGGGCCTGGGGCCCGGACCTCCCCGGAGCCCCTCCCAAAGGCCGTCCCCACCAGCTCCGCTCTCCCTTTGCCAGCTTGGCCTGTGCTGGGACCGGGGCCACAGCTGCGGGCGGGAGGCGCTGAGCTCCAGCCACACCTACCACCTGCTCTGCGCGCTGCTCACCGGCTTCCTTTTCGCCTCGCACCTGCCCGAGCGGCTGGCCCCCGGGCGCTTCGACTACATCG GCCACAGCCACCAGCTGTTCCACATCTGCGCGGTGCTGGGCACCCACTTCCAGCTGGAGGCGGTGCTGGCGGACATGGGGTCTCGCCGCGCCTGGCTGGCCGCGCAGGAGCCCCCCTTGGGCCTGGTGGGCACGCTGGCCACGCTGGGCCTGGCGGTGGCCGGGAACCTGCTCATCATTGCCGCCTTCACGACCTCCCTATTTCGGGCCCCCAGCACGTGCCCCCTGCTGCAGGGTGGCCCGCCGGAGCGGGGAACGAAGGCCAAACAGCAATGAGCCTGccctggggaaaggcagaggccaggcccccctcccctccccatgccGGGGAGGAGCCCGGAAGGGGCACGTCGGAGCCTGGGGCCGAGAGTGACCGAGGGGAGGGGGcgcaggagaggagggcagggggcagggggtgctggcCGTGA
- the PAQR6 gene encoding membrane progestin receptor delta isoform X2 produces MLSLKLPQLLRIHQVPRVFWEDGIMSGYRRPSSSARDCVLSSFQMTNETVNIWTHFLPTWYFLWRLLALAGGPGFRAEPYHRPLLVFLLPACLYPFASCCAHTFSSMSPRARHICYFLDYGALSLYSLGCAFPYAAYSMPASWLHGRLHQLFVPAAALNSFLCTGLSCYSRFPELESPRLSKILRTAAFAYPFLFDNLPLFYRLGLCWDRGHSCGREALSSSHTYHLLCALLTGFLFASHLPERLAPGRFDYIGHSHQLFHICAVLGTHFQLEAVLADMGSRRAWLAAQEPPLGLVGTLATLGLAVAGNLLIIAAFTTSLFRAPSTCPLLQGGPPERGTKAKQQ; encoded by the exons ATGCTCAGTCTCAAGCTGCCCCAACTCCTTCGCATCCACCAGGTCCCTCGG GTGTTCTGGGAAGACGGCATCATGTCTGGGTACCGCCGCCCCAGCAGCTCCGCCCGGGACTGTGTCCTCAGCTCCTTCCAGATGACCAACGAGACGGTCAACATCTGGACTCACTTCCTGCCCACCTG GTACTTCCTGTGGCGCCTGCTGGCGCTGGCGGGGGGCCCGGGCTTCCGCGCGGAGCCCTACCACCGGCCGCTGCTCGTCTTCCTGCTGCCCGCCTGCCTCTACCCCTTCGCGTCGTGCTGCGCGCACACCTTCAGCTCTATGTCGCCGCGCGCGCGCCACATCTGCTACTTCCTGGACTACGGCGCGCTCAGCCTCTACAGCCTGG gctgcGCCTTCCCCTACGCCGCCTACTCCATGCCGGCCTCCTGGCTGCACGGCCGCCTGCACCAGCTCTTCGTGCCCGCCGCCGCGCTCAATTCCTTCCTGTGCACCGGCCTCTCCTGCTACTCCCG gTTCCCCGAGCTGGAAAGCCCGCGGCTCAGTAAGATCCTCCGCACGGCCGCCTTCGCCTACCCCTTCCTGTTCGACAACCTGCCTCTCTTCTACCGG CTTGGCCTGTGCTGGGACCGGGGCCACAGCTGCGGGCGGGAGGCGCTGAGCTCCAGCCACACCTACCACCTGCTCTGCGCGCTGCTCACCGGCTTCCTTTTCGCCTCGCACCTGCCCGAGCGGCTGGCCCCCGGGCGCTTCGACTACATCG GCCACAGCCACCAGCTGTTCCACATCTGCGCGGTGCTGGGCACCCACTTCCAGCTGGAGGCGGTGCTGGCGGACATGGGGTCTCGCCGCGCCTGGCTGGCCGCGCAGGAGCCCCCCTTGGGCCTGGTGGGCACGCTGGCCACGCTGGGCCTGGCGGTGGCCGGGAACCTGCTCATCATTGCCGCCTTCACGACCTCCCTATTTCGGGCCCCCAGCACGTGCCCCCTGCTGCAGGGTGGCCCGCCGGAGCGGGGAACGAAGGCCAAACAGCAATGA
- the PAQR6 gene encoding membrane progestin receptor delta isoform X3 — MLSLKLPQLLRIHQVPRVFWEDGIMSGYRRPSSSARDCVLSSFQMTNETVNIWTHFLPTWYFLWRLLALAGGPGFRAEPYHRPLLVFLLPACLYPFASCCAHTFSSMSPRARHICYFLDYGALSLYSLGCAFPYAAYSMPASWLHGRLHQLFVPAAALNSFLCTGLSCYSRFPELESPRLSKILRTAAFAYPFLFDNLPLFYRATATSCSTSARCWAPTSSWRRCWRTWGLAAPGWPRRSPPWAWWARWPRWAWRWPGTCSSLPPSRPPYFGPPARAPCCRVARRSGERRPNSNEPALGKGRGQAPLPSPCRGGARKGHVGAWGRE; from the exons ATGCTCAGTCTCAAGCTGCCCCAACTCCTTCGCATCCACCAGGTCCCTCGG GTGTTCTGGGAAGACGGCATCATGTCTGGGTACCGCCGCCCCAGCAGCTCCGCCCGGGACTGTGTCCTCAGCTCCTTCCAGATGACCAACGAGACGGTCAACATCTGGACTCACTTCCTGCCCACCTG GTACTTCCTGTGGCGCCTGCTGGCGCTGGCGGGGGGCCCGGGCTTCCGCGCGGAGCCCTACCACCGGCCGCTGCTCGTCTTCCTGCTGCCCGCCTGCCTCTACCCCTTCGCGTCGTGCTGCGCGCACACCTTCAGCTCTATGTCGCCGCGCGCGCGCCACATCTGCTACTTCCTGGACTACGGCGCGCTCAGCCTCTACAGCCTGG gctgcGCCTTCCCCTACGCCGCCTACTCCATGCCGGCCTCCTGGCTGCACGGCCGCCTGCACCAGCTCTTCGTGCCCGCCGCCGCGCTCAATTCCTTCCTGTGCACCGGCCTCTCCTGCTACTCCCG gTTCCCCGAGCTGGAAAGCCCGCGGCTCAGTAAGATCCTCCGCACGGCCGCCTTCGCCTACCCCTTCCTGTTCGACAACCTGCCTCTCTTCTACCGG GCCACAGCCACCAGCTGTTCCACATCTGCGCGGTGCTGGGCACCCACTTCCAGCTGGAGGCGGTGCTGGCGGACATGGGGTCTCGCCGCGCCTGGCTGGCCGCGCAGGAGCCCCCCTTGGGCCTGGTGGGCACGCTGGCCACGCTGGGCCTGGCGGTGGCCGGGAACCTGCTCATCATTGCCGCCTTCACGACCTCCCTATTTCGGGCCCCCAGCACGTGCCCCCTGCTGCAGGGTGGCCCGCCGGAGCGGGGAACGAAGGCCAAACAGCAATGAGCCTGccctggggaaaggcagaggccaggcccccctcccctccccatgccGGGGAGGAGCCCGGAAGGGGCACGTCGGAGCCTGGGGCCGAGAGTGA
- the LOC122211992 gene encoding osteocalcin, protein MRPLTILALLALAVLCLCPAGPADAKPSRAESGRGAAFVSKQEGSEVVRRLRRYLAPGLGAPAPYPDPLEPKREICELNPYCDELADHIGFQDAYRRFYGTV, encoded by the exons ATGAGGCCCCTGACGATCCTCGCCCTGTTGGCCCTGGCCGTGCTCTGCCTCTGCCCAGCTGGCCCGGCAG ATGCAAAGCCCAGCCGTGCAGAGTCAGGCCGAGGCGCAG CCTTCGTGTCCAAGCAGGAGGGCAGTGAGGTGGTGAGGAGGCTCCGGCGCTACCTGGCCCCTGGGCTGGG TGCCCCAGCCCCCTACCCGGACCCCCTGGAGCCCAAGAGGGAAATATGTGAGCTCAACCCCTACTGTGACGAGCTGGCTGACCACATCGGCTTCCAGGACGCTTACAGGCGCTTCTACGGCACGGTCTAG
- the PMF1 gene encoding polyamine-modulated factor 1, which translates to MAEARSSDAGGGCEGEGPEGSPRESVPPGTTVPRVKLLDTLVDTFLQKLVAAGSYQRFTDCYKRLYQLQPEMTQRIYDKFITQLQTSVREEISEIKAEGNLEAVLNALDKIVEDRKDQEEPAWRPSGNPEADLRSALVPYFRQQRDALQRHVRKQEAENRRLAEAVVAGRQQVQELQRRGQARQQAWQALHREQKELVAVLGEPE; encoded by the exons ATGGCCGAAGCGCGCAGCAGCGACGCAGGCGGCGGCTGTGAGGGAGAGGGGCCTGAGGGGTCGCCCCGGGAATCCGTGCCCCCCGGCACCACCGTGCCCAGGGTGAAGCTCCTCGACACTCTGGTGGATACCTTCCTCCAGAAGCTGGTCGCCGCCGGGAG CTACCAGAGATTCACCGACTGTTACAAGCGCCTCTACCAGCTGCAGCCTGAGATGACGCAACGAATCTACGACAAGTTTATCACCCAGTTGCAGACGTCTGTCCGG GAGGAAATCTCCGAAATCAAAGCAGAGGGGAACCTGGAAGCCGTCTTGAATGCCTTGGACAAGATCGTGGAAGACCGCAAGGACCAGGAGGAGCCGGCCTG GCGCCCGAGCGGGAACCCGGAGGCGGACCTGCGCAGTGCCCTGGTGCCCTACTTCCGGCAGCAGCGGGACGCCTTGCAGCGGCACGTGCGCAAACAGGAGGCGGAGAACAGGCGGCTGGCGGAGGCCGTGGTGGCCGGGCGCCAGCAGGTGCAGGAGCTCCAGCGGCGGGGCCAGGCCCGGCAGCAGGCCTGGCAG GCCCTGCACAGAGAACAGAAGGAGCTGGTGGCTGTGCTGGGGGAGCCCGAGTGA